One stretch of Nitrospiraceae bacterium DNA includes these proteins:
- a CDS encoding GTP-binding protein — MAKAKFERTKPHCNVGTIGHVDHGKTTLTAAITKVLSFAGRAQ, encoded by the coding sequence ATGGCAAAGGCAAAATTTGAGAGGACCAAACCTCATTGTAACGTAGGGACAATAGGTCACGTAGATCATGGCAAGACGACCTTAACAGCAGCAATAACCAAAGTACTGTCATTTGCAGGCAGGGCGCAATT